Proteins found in one Candidatus Methylomirabilota bacterium genomic segment:
- a CDS encoding DUF5615 family PIN-like protein has protein sequence MRVLLDECVDRRLAGDILGHDVKTVPEMGFAALKNGELLARAEDEFDAFITVDRNLPFQQDVSRFSFAVIVLRAPSNRVTDLRRLVPQLLTALPVAKRGEVTWVGT, from the coding sequence GTGAGGGTGCTTCTCGATGAGTGCGTCGATCGACGCCTCGCGGGAGACATCCTGGGCCACGATGTGAAGACGGTTCCGGAGATGGGCTTCGCGGCACTCAAGAACGGCGAGCTGCTGGCCCGAGCAGAAGACGAGTTCGACGCCTTCATCACCGTTGACCGAAATCTCCCATTCCAACAAGACGTCTCACGCTTTTCCTTCGCCGTGATCGTGTTGCGTGCTCCATCGAACCGCGTCACCGATCTGCGTCGCCTCGTGCCGCAGTTGCTCACCGCCTTGCCGGTGGCAAAGCGTGGCGAAGTCACATGGGTCGGCACCTAG